In Pirellulales bacterium, the genomic window CTGGGGGGCTGATCCGCATGATGGACATTGGCTAGCGCTCGCTTCGCGCCCGCGTGTTGCTCGACGTCGTTGTCTTCCCATTCGATCGACACGGCGCCACTGAAACCGGCGCGGTTCAGTTCGACGAACAGAGGTTCGGTCGTTGCCGCGTCGCGTGCCGTGCCGGCTGTGACGAAGTTCCAGCCGTTCTCCTTGTCCCCCATCGGACGATGTCCACCTAGGCGGCCATTGCGCGTATAGCCGTCGATGACCTGCACTCCCTTGATGTGGGCGCAGTGAATACGGTCGCCGTATTCGCGAATGAACTGGACGCCCGAGACGCCTTGCCATTCCATGTGCGAGCAATCGAAGTTGAAGCCGGCCGCTTTGGCAAAACCGGCGCCGTCGACCGCGCGCAGGTATTCGCCGGCGCTGGTGATATCACCCATCGCTCGCTCGCTGGGATGGCATTCCAGGTCGTACGTCGTGCCGTATTGCAGACAGGCCTGAAAGACCGGTGCGAAGCGCTCGACCAATAGTTCGAGGCTGACCTGATAGACGTCCGGGATTGGATGACCGCCCAGCGACGACGGTAGTGGCGGGAACAAAAACCAGTG contains:
- a CDS encoding sugar phosphate isomerase/epimerase, translated to MGHHQTKEHRWGRSSYHQIGLVRGQFGNVPEERWLDWLAETGFDGWEEASWELALDRCGDDAGAKKYAEERVAAAKKRGLEIFSIAGHLQGQVLGDEPSAKTLQFIGGEAVEAYSRWRKAGNHPPRTDPFFVPPEVGEIAHRQATTALVNMVRLAHFIGKLQDRVIPVSGFVGSPAHCWSHWFLFPPLPSSLGGHPIPDVYQVSLELLVERFAPVFQACLQYGTTYDLECHPSERAMGDITSAGEYLRAVDGAGFAKAAGFNFDCSHMEWQGVSGVQFIREYGDRIHCAHIKGVQVIDGYTRNGRLGGHRPMGDKENGWNFVTAGTARDAATTEPLFVELNRAGFSGAVSIEWEDNDVEQHAGAKRALANVHHADQPPSLMRHDEQLKA